The following proteins are encoded in a genomic region of [Eubacterium] hominis:
- the rpoE gene encoding DNA-directed RNA polymerase subunit delta translates to MKKAMIDVAYEQLSTKKKPVTFIKLWEEICQIMGFTQAQEEDNIAQFYSDLSLDDRFVCVGENKWDLRERHTYNEVVVDTSEILIDEDEDDTDSHEDDIPPLKTTEEDY, encoded by the coding sequence ATGAAAAAAGCAATGATCGATGTCGCATATGAACAGTTATCCACAAAGAAAAAACCGGTAACTTTTATTAAGCTGTGGGAAGAAATCTGTCAGATTATGGGATTTACACAGGCACAGGAAGAAGATAATATTGCACAATTCTATAGTGATTTATCTTTAGATGATCGTTTTGTATGTGTAGGGGAAAACAAATGGGATTTAAGGGAACGTCACACATATAACGAAGTTGTTGTGGATACAAGTGAAATTCTGATTGACGAAGATGAAGATGATACAGATAGTCATGAAGATGATATCCCACCATTAAAAACTACAGAAGAAGATTATTAA
- a CDS encoding arginine--tRNA ligase, which translates to MNQIEMSLKHALKDAVSKAFGQELQEDNIVIEIPKDKSHGDYSTNVAMQLTRILKNNPRKIAEGIMEALDKDAADIESCEIAGPGFINFKIKNTSLAKIIETVLAQGDNFGHNDTGHNIKVNVEYVSANPTGDLHLGHARGAAWGDSITRLMKASGYDVCREYYVNDAGNQIINLGKSLQARYREHMGLDFVLPEDGYHGEDVKKIAIELAETYKDTYVEENEENLKFFKEKGIEFELNKIKRDLDYFRVHFDVWSSEQKIRDDGKVEAALKVLDEKGMTYEKDGALWFATTKFNDDKDRVLRKTDGSYTYLVPDIAYHKDKLDRGFDMLVDLLGADHHGYIPRLKASIEALGNDPDKLQVDIIQMVRLVENGEEVKMSKRLGNAVTIRELCDEVGVDAVRYFFVQRAVDTHFDFDLGLARKQSNDNPVYYAQYAHARMCSILRQAPEMKEAENFDLLTHEKEIALMKYINEFTNVVADAAKTRSPHKVCNYIQKLAAYFHSFYNACKVIDMEHEELSAQRLALLKATKITLKNALELIGVEAIEKM; encoded by the coding sequence ATGAACCAGATCGAGATGAGTTTAAAGCATGCGTTGAAGGATGCTGTATCAAAAGCGTTTGGACAAGAATTGCAAGAAGACAATATCGTGATTGAGATTCCAAAGGATAAAAGCCATGGAGATTACTCAACTAATGTTGCCATGCAGTTAACAAGAATTTTGAAAAACAACCCAAGAAAGATTGCAGAAGGTATTATGGAAGCACTTGATAAAGATGCTGCGGATATCGAAAGCTGTGAAATTGCAGGACCTGGTTTTATCAACTTTAAAATCAAAAATACATCTTTGGCAAAGATTATTGAAACAGTCTTGGCACAGGGTGATAATTTTGGTCATAATGATACAGGTCATAACATAAAAGTGAATGTGGAATATGTATCCGCAAATCCTACTGGCGACTTGCATCTTGGACATGCCAGAGGTGCAGCATGGGGTGATAGCATTACCCGTTTGATGAAGGCAAGTGGCTATGATGTATGCCGTGAGTATTATGTAAATGATGCAGGTAATCAGATTATTAATCTTGGTAAATCTTTGCAGGCAAGATATCGTGAACACATGGGACTTGATTTTGTATTGCCTGAAGATGGATACCATGGAGAAGATGTAAAAAAGATTGCCATTGAATTAGCGGAAACATATAAAGATACTTATGTAGAAGAAAATGAAGAGAACTTAAAGTTCTTTAAAGAAAAAGGTATTGAGTTTGAATTGAATAAAATCAAACGTGACTTAGATTACTTCCGTGTACACTTTGATGTATGGAGTAGTGAACAAAAGATTCGTGATGATGGTAAAGTAGAGGCGGCTTTAAAGGTGCTGGATGAAAAAGGCATGACTTATGAAAAAGATGGGGCTTTATGGTTTGCGACTACTAAGTTTAACGATGATAAAGATCGTGTATTAAGAAAAACAGATGGTTCTTACACATATCTTGTACCAGATATTGCTTATCATAAAGATAAACTGGATCGTGGTTTTGATATGTTGGTAGATTTGCTTGGCGCAGATCACCATGGATATATTCCTCGTTTGAAAGCAAGTATTGAAGCATTGGGTAATGATCCTGATAAGTTACAGGTAGACATTATTCAGATGGTTCGTCTTGTGGAAAACGGTGAAGAAGTGAAGATGAGTAAGCGTTTAGGAAATGCGGTTACGATTCGTGAGTTATGTGATGAAGTAGGTGTAGATGCTGTACGTTACTTCTTTGTTCAGCGTGCCGTTGATACACACTTTGATTTCGATTTAGGCTTAGCAAGAAAACAGAGCAATGACAACCCTGTGTACTATGCACAATATGCACACGCAAGAATGTGTTCTATCCTGCGTCAGGCACCTGAAATGAAAGAAGCAGAAAACTTTGATTTATTAACACATGAAAAAGAAATCGCATTGATGAAGTACATCAATGAATTTACAAATGTAGTGGCAGATGCCGCAAAAACACGTTCGCCTCATAAGGTATGTAATTACATTCAGAAACTTGCAGCTTATTTCCACAGTTTCTACAATGCATGTAAAGTCATTGATATGGAACATGAAGAATTGAGTGCACAAAGACTGGCACTGTTAAAGGCCACAAAAATCACGCTGAAAAACGCCTTGGAACTGATCGGTGTAGAAGCTATTGAAAAAATGTAG
- a CDS encoding DUF1934 domain-containing protein, which yields MLMISGENMKKHLTVKQKHRYTNEKNLMFEGHVNLVKKGSSLCMEYVEKDGVASVNIVADDEGLRIERKGEVISNLHFQMNEKTCGSVLSEFGTIDLEIYTYKYIRKDNIIALEYDILSGGEVTDGYRILWILKEDQA from the coding sequence ATGCTCATGATAAGTGGTGAGAACATGAAGAAACATCTTACAGTGAAACAAAAGCATCGATACACAAATGAGAAAAATCTGATGTTTGAAGGCCATGTAAATTTAGTGAAAAAAGGGTCTTCTCTGTGTATGGAATATGTGGAAAAGGATGGGGTTGCATCTGTGAATATTGTCGCAGATGATGAAGGACTTCGTATTGAACGAAAAGGTGAAGTCATTTCAAATCTGCATTTCCAAATGAATGAGAAAACCTGCGGAAGTGTACTGTCAGAATTTGGCACGATTGACTTGGAAATTTATACGTATAAATATATAAGGAAAGATAACATCATCGCATTGGAATATGATATCCTCAGCGGTGGTGAAGTGACAGATGGCTACCGGATTTTATGGATATTGAAGGAGGATCAGGCATGA
- a CDS encoding penicillin-binding protein, which translates to MKLFKRIIFCFTFLILTALILLYGIAYMDILSLDEQRKNITIYDKNGDIMYESNFKKDMKWTKIDDIPEFIQKAFVSVEDKRFYSHAGFDPIRISKALLTDIKSKSIVEGGSTITQQYAKNLFLTNEQTLSRKVQEMYYAARLEMQYSKEEILEGYLNTAYFGHGIYGINAASHYFFDKDMKDLSVAQVAMLIGIPNGPSIYSPFLHPDNALQREHLILGILKNNHLIDDATYQSAMEEPLTLSSKEETKTSGINQYYIDAIISQLNQMHIDLNQEIKIDTYYDPDAQQALSTAIQNNTSADNELEVAGIITQPFTGNILALSGGKDYTISQYNRAIHSSRQIASTVKPLLYYCALQQGFTPSTQFLSQETTFPLGEHDEYKPHNYNNQYPNQKISMINAIAMSDNIYAVKTHLFLGIDTLHKALLDFGITQSQPNASEALGCVNMSVSDLSGIYNTFASEGLYIEPSMIARITNKDEVLYERKVEPKRLLQRDETLVLDQMLTATYDIKNKTYGLPSMYGSNPNVKVAVKSGTSDWDSWVMGFNPEYTIGVWSGFDDNRDLSKDYYMVSKNIFKQSFDTLYAHKDGIWYQPSDNIIQRKVNPVTGEDAQDGSIYWYLKER; encoded by the coding sequence ATGAAACTATTTAAACGTATCATTTTTTGTTTCACTTTTCTTATCCTGACTGCTTTGATTCTTTTGTATGGCATTGCCTACATGGATATTTTATCTTTAGATGAGCAAAGAAAGAATATCACCATCTATGACAAGAATGGAGATATCATGTATGAATCCAATTTTAAGAAAGATATGAAGTGGACAAAGATTGATGATATTCCAGAGTTTATTCAAAAAGCATTTGTCAGTGTGGAGGATAAACGTTTTTATTCCCATGCCGGCTTTGATCCTATTCGGATATCCAAAGCCCTGCTTACTGATATCAAATCCAAAAGCATTGTAGAAGGTGGCTCTACCATCACACAACAATACGCAAAGAATTTATTTCTAACAAATGAACAGACCCTGTCCCGCAAGGTTCAGGAAATGTATTATGCTGCACGATTAGAAATGCAGTACAGTAAAGAAGAAATTTTGGAGGGATATTTAAATACAGCATACTTTGGGCATGGCATCTATGGTATCAATGCTGCATCCCATTATTTCTTTGACAAGGATATGAAGGATTTAAGTGTTGCCCAGGTTGCGATGTTGATTGGAATACCCAATGGACCAAGTATCTATTCCCCATTTCTTCATCCAGACAATGCCCTGCAACGGGAACATTTGATTCTGGGTATTCTAAAAAACAATCATCTGATTGATGATGCTACTTATCAATCTGCCATGGAAGAACCTTTGACTTTATCCTCCAAAGAAGAAACTAAGACCAGCGGCATCAACCAGTACTACATTGACGCAATCATTTCTCAACTGAATCAGATGCACATTGATTTAAATCAAGAAATCAAAATTGATACCTATTATGACCCTGATGCCCAGCAGGCGTTATCCACAGCGATTCAAAACAATACCAGCGCAGATAATGAGCTGGAGGTTGCTGGTATCATTACCCAGCCCTTCACTGGAAATATCCTGGCATTATCCGGTGGAAAAGATTATACGATTTCACAATACAACCGGGCAATACATTCTTCCCGTCAAATTGCCAGTACAGTAAAGCCACTGTTATACTATTGCGCGCTTCAACAAGGTTTTACGCCATCCACCCAGTTTTTATCTCAAGAAACAACATTCCCACTTGGTGAACATGATGAATACAAGCCACACAACTACAACAATCAATATCCGAATCAGAAAATCAGCATGATCAATGCTATTGCGATGTCAGATAATATCTATGCTGTCAAAACACATTTGTTTCTGGGTATCGATACACTACATAAAGCACTGCTTGATTTTGGTATCACCCAATCACAGCCAAATGCCAGTGAAGCGTTAGGCTGTGTGAATATGTCAGTAAGTGATTTAAGTGGCATCTATAATACCTTTGCCAGTGAAGGGCTTTATATAGAACCCTCCATGATTGCTCGTATCACCAATAAAGATGAAGTACTATATGAACGCAAAGTAGAACCCAAGCGTTTGTTACAACGTGATGAAACCCTGGTGCTTGATCAGATGTTGACAGCAACCTATGATATCAAAAACAAGACCTATGGCCTGCCCAGTATGTATGGCTCCAATCCAAATGTGAAAGTTGCGGTAAAATCAGGTACCAGTGACTGGGATTCCTGGGTGATGGGATTTAATCCAGAATATACCATCGGGGTGTGGAGTGGCTTTGATGATAATCGTGATTTAAGCAAAGACTACTACATGGTTTCCAAAAATATCTTCAAGCAGAGCTTTGATACCCTGTATGCTCACAAAGATGGCATCTGGTATCAGCCAAGTGACAACATCATACAGCGCAAGGTGAATCCTGTTACAGGAGAAGATGCACAGGATGGAAGTATCTACTGGTATCTCAAAGAGCGATGA
- a CDS encoding C40 family peptidase, producing MNFIEKNAKKVALFLCFATAGTAVTTAYAMENSTGWKGNGADRVYINANNEKATGWLTLEDGVYFCNDEGHPVTGWQTIEGKKYFFDANGIKLSGVQIIEGRQYTFSKDGDLLNGWNTEKTSYFNEFGDKVTGLQKIDDKSYLFDDKGAIKTGWQEVDGKKLYFNADGSLATGKTKIGDKTYTFNDDGTLNVGWVKKGKEKFYYDKYGNMTKGWKTIDGDKYYFDKKGQMLYDCDEYAGYKFAKNGVATPIEEDEEEMEDQIDDNGNVVETASRGNSSSKSSSNSYKANVGNADGSIYSAAMSQLGVNQDCTALVSNSLAAAGIYFHGWPAEYLSLGPTVSYSQAQPGDVLVYNGHVAIYAGDGMAVHGGFNGNQTVLFSVNCSSGAFQVVRPQ from the coding sequence ATGAATTTTATTGAAAAAAACGCTAAAAAAGTCGCATTATTCCTATGCTTTGCTACAGCAGGTACTGCGGTAACCACTGCGTATGCAATGGAAAATTCTACAGGATGGAAAGGTAACGGAGCAGACAGAGTTTATATAAACGCAAATAACGAAAAGGCAACTGGCTGGCTGACTCTTGAAGATGGTGTATACTTCTGTAACGATGAAGGACACCCAGTAACAGGTTGGCAGACAATCGAAGGAAAGAAATATTTCTTCGACGCAAATGGTATCAAACTATCTGGTGTACAGATCATTGAAGGTCGTCAATACACATTTAGTAAAGACGGAGATCTGTTGAACGGATGGAATACTGAAAAAACATCTTACTTCAACGAATTCGGTGATAAAGTAACTGGTCTTCAGAAGATTGATGACAAATCATATCTGTTTGATGACAAAGGTGCAATCAAAACTGGATGGCAGGAAGTTGACGGAAAGAAACTGTACTTCAATGCTGATGGTTCATTAGCAACCGGAAAAACAAAAATCGGTGACAAAACTTACACATTTAATGATGATGGTACATTAAATGTAGGTTGGGTAAAAAAAGGTAAAGAAAAATTCTATTATGACAAGTATGGTAATATGACAAAAGGCTGGAAAACAATCGATGGTGATAAATATTACTTCGATAAAAAAGGTCAGATGTTATATGACTGTGATGAATATGCAGGATACAAATTTGCTAAGAATGGTGTAGCTACACCAATCGAAGAAGATGAAGAAGAAATGGAAGATCAGATTGATGACAATGGAAATGTTGTTGAAACAGCTTCTAGAGGCAACAGCTCTTCTAAATCAAGCTCAAATTCTTACAAAGCAAACGTTGGTAATGCAGATGGTTCTATCTATTCAGCTGCAATGTCTCAGTTAGGTGTTAACCAGGACTGTACAGCTTTAGTTAGTAACTCATTGGCTGCTGCTGGAATTTATTTCCACGGATGGCCTGCAGAATACTTAAGTCTTGGACCTACCGTATCTTACTCACAGGCACAGCCTGGTGATGTATTGGTTTACAATGGCCACGTAGCAATCTATGCTGGTGATGGTATGGCAGTACATGGTGGTTTCAACGGAAATCAGACTGTTCTGTTCTCTGTAAACTGTAGTTCTGGAGCATTCCAGGTAGTAAGACCTCAGTAA
- a CDS encoding amidohydrolase family protein: MKKKIENVKFFQDGTLVFGDLYLEDGFVERIDYKTPKMESDLALPGFVDIHTHGCMGISADTTDIQELLKLAMLYPKLGVTAFCPTLASRSLKEYEPLIEAYRTAFRGSYKGARYMGLHLEGPYLNPDMNGAMNRKDIHPVNIGELDTFLGKYHEDIAIMTIAPEVENAQEAIRLLHLYGVEVSLGHTKASYDEVMEAFDNGADQITHLGNTMPHVDHHKENMMDAIFLGDCLCEVIMDGIHVQPYMLKWMIPMIGSKRITAISDSKFAGLDTHGVHPIDEHVSIINGAVYMDGELKRGCRDLLSTFTYLYKELHFDLMECVDMCSLNAAKKLKTYAHEIGLGKKIDLVILDHHLKLKEVVINGRSML; the protein is encoded by the coding sequence TTGAAGAAAAAGATAGAAAATGTAAAGTTTTTCCAGGATGGAACACTGGTGTTTGGTGATCTTTATCTGGAAGACGGGTTTGTGGAAAGAATAGATTATAAGACACCAAAAATGGAAAGTGATTTGGCATTGCCAGGCTTTGTGGATATTCATACACATGGCTGTATGGGTATCAGCGCAGATACTACAGATATTCAAGAGCTGTTGAAATTAGCGATGCTATATCCTAAGTTAGGTGTGACAGCGTTTTGTCCAACGCTGGCTTCACGTTCCTTAAAGGAATATGAACCATTGATTGAAGCCTATCGTACAGCATTTCGTGGTTCTTATAAAGGCGCAAGATATATGGGGCTTCATTTGGAGGGACCTTATCTGAATCCAGATATGAATGGGGCTATGAATCGTAAAGATATCCATCCTGTAAATATTGGTGAGCTGGATACTTTTTTAGGGAAGTATCATGAGGACATTGCGATTATGACAATTGCACCGGAAGTAGAAAATGCACAGGAAGCAATTCGTTTATTGCATTTATATGGTGTAGAGGTATCTTTGGGACATACCAAAGCCAGTTATGATGAAGTGATGGAAGCTTTTGATAATGGTGCTGATCAGATTACACATCTGGGCAATACAATGCCGCATGTGGATCATCATAAAGAAAACATGATGGATGCGATTTTCTTAGGTGATTGTTTATGTGAAGTCATTATGGATGGCATTCATGTACAGCCATATATGCTGAAATGGATGATACCAATGATTGGAAGTAAGCGAATCACCGCAATATCAGATAGTAAATTTGCTGGATTAGATACCCATGGTGTTCATCCAATAGATGAGCATGTCAGTATTATCAATGGTGCTGTGTATATGGATGGGGAACTGAAACGGGGATGTCGTGATTTATTATCAACATTTACGTATTTGTACAAGGAACTGCATTTTGATTTAATGGAATGTGTGGATATGTGTTCTTTAAATGCCGCAAAGAAGTTAAAGACGTATGCTCATGAAATTGGTTTGGGTAAAAAGATTGATCTGGTAATTTTAGATCATCATTTAAAATTAAAAGAAGTTGTTATCAATGGAAGAAGCATGTTGTAG
- a CDS encoding response regulator transcription factor yields MNETILIVEDEVEIANAIEIYLKNQGYQTYIAGDGKAALDILDQKEVHLAIVDIMMPIMDGITFTMKARERFDFPIIMLSAKSEDIDKITGLNIGADDYVTKPFTPMELLARVNAQLRRYKRFLSIAKQKEEMKDVCILGGIELHKDTKEVYVDGVLKQLTSIEFKILQLFMASPGRVYSSEEIYEKVWKEDAINTETVMVHIRNLREKIELDPKKPRYIKVVWGVGYKIEKQ; encoded by the coding sequence ATGAATGAGACAATTTTAATCGTAGAAGATGAAGTAGAAATTGCGAATGCAATTGAAATTTATTTAAAGAATCAAGGATATCAAACATATATCGCAGGCGATGGCAAGGCTGCTTTGGATATTCTTGATCAAAAAGAAGTACATTTGGCAATCGTTGATATCATGATGCCAATTATGGATGGAATCACTTTTACCATGAAAGCAAGAGAGCGTTTTGATTTTCCAATCATTATGTTATCAGCAAAAAGTGAGGATATTGACAAAATAACCGGTTTAAATATCGGCGCAGATGATTATGTAACCAAACCTTTTACACCTATGGAGCTATTAGCAAGAGTCAATGCACAGTTGCGGCGCTATAAACGTTTTCTTTCCATCGCAAAACAGAAAGAAGAAATGAAGGATGTTTGTATCCTGGGTGGTATTGAACTGCATAAAGACACAAAAGAAGTGTATGTCGATGGCGTACTCAAACAGCTGACATCTATTGAATTTAAAATTCTTCAGTTGTTTATGGCATCTCCAGGACGTGTTTATTCCAGTGAAGAAATCTATGAAAAAGTCTGGAAAGAAGATGCTATCAATACAGAAACGGTCATGGTACATATCCGAAATCTGAGAGAAAAAATAGAACTGGACCCGAAAAAGCCACGATATATCAAAGTCGTTTGGGGTGTCGGTTATAAAATTGAAAAACAATAA
- a CDS encoding HAMP domain-containing histidine kinase → MKKNQHPARLFLLVIIGLMVFMLLSMGPSNNSATMKAEATRQAIIEETEKNSPQIFAERYNDEFETHVGRWIVSSYISYLDSEALEGRRSFFKDIHYLYTSSLQVIDRVLNDYLGENNGDSLNDFNLIGYYVVDTTDNKTDHHITNSQKYKEYVSKDTSITKKDNTWFIVVQFDKDGKLKVTKSYNNTRSLVIQNSYEEQLHEILTSISNNDDTLANLEVNDIKNMTFAFIVTEDMGLVSTDPVYDESAVHLVYHDEMLNLQNMYFTMSMFILIAFVAFYPHKRIKETKFYRTLMSLPIELMAFSLMIVLILIYTHTLSLGGDAASALGAFFIFPIAYLLTMHIIFFFKEVSTMGLKNAYLQYSLIHNDMKEIKKILIEVYHYLANDNLEPTDKGLLRIIFLILLNLLLIVMFNSLGLFFYIPYIICLFLIIFRKNQRRIEDFLKVKELTTNISNGDFEEAVEKDNLGVYEPLKGDLINIQQGIEEAVEKAMVSQRMKNELITNVSHDLKTPLTAIISYIDLLKNENITEEERKNYLEILEKSADRLKHLIEDLFEMSKANSGSITLDYMDVDLISLLKQVEMECQNAFNEKHLIIKHHFSDEKVLLPLDPQKTCRIFENLLSNVGKYALEQTRVFISVTDFESRVDVEIKNVSKEEIDYTPDEIVERFTRGDKSRNSEGSGLGLAIAKSFTELMKGRMHIDLDGDIFKVTISFYKNNNA, encoded by the coding sequence ATGAAAAAAAATCAACACCCAGCAAGGCTATTCCTGCTGGTCATCATAGGTCTTATGGTATTTATGTTACTTTCCATGGGGCCAAGCAATAATTCTGCCACAATGAAGGCTGAAGCAACACGACAGGCAATCATAGAAGAAACAGAAAAAAACTCACCACAGATTTTTGCGGAGCGATACAATGATGAATTTGAAACACATGTAGGCAGATGGATTGTATCTTCCTATATCAGCTATCTGGATTCAGAAGCATTAGAAGGCCGCCGATCTTTCTTCAAAGATATCCACTACCTGTATACAAGCTCTTTACAAGTTATTGATCGAGTATTAAATGACTATCTTGGGGAAAATAATGGAGATAGTTTAAATGATTTTAATTTAATTGGCTATTATGTTGTGGATACCACAGATAATAAAACAGACCACCATATCACAAACAGCCAAAAATACAAAGAATATGTATCCAAAGATACTAGCATCACAAAGAAAGATAACACATGGTTTATCGTCGTACAGTTTGATAAAGATGGAAAACTAAAAGTCACGAAAAGCTATAATAACACCCGTTCTTTAGTCATACAAAATAGTTATGAAGAGCAGCTACATGAAATTCTAACATCAATTTCAAATAATGATGATACACTTGCCAACCTTGAAGTCAATGATATAAAAAATATGACATTTGCCTTTATCGTTACGGAAGATATGGGTTTAGTTTCCACAGACCCTGTATATGATGAAAGCGCAGTTCATCTGGTTTATCATGATGAAATGTTAAATTTACAAAATATGTATTTCACAATGTCTATGTTTATCCTCATTGCCTTTGTGGCATTCTATCCTCATAAACGTATCAAAGAAACAAAATTCTATCGTACACTTATGTCTTTGCCAATTGAACTTATGGCATTCAGCTTAATGATCGTTTTGATTTTGATTTATACACACACTCTATCACTAGGGGGAGATGCTGCTTCCGCACTTGGTGCTTTCTTTATCTTCCCAATTGCGTATCTTTTAACGATGCACATAATCTTCTTCTTCAAAGAAGTAAGTACTATGGGACTAAAGAATGCTTATCTGCAATACTCTCTGATTCATAACGATATGAAAGAAATCAAGAAAATATTAATTGAAGTTTATCACTATCTGGCAAACGATAACTTGGAGCCAACAGATAAAGGGCTGTTACGCATCATTTTCCTTATTTTATTAAATCTGTTGTTAATTGTAATGTTTAACAGCTTAGGATTATTCTTCTATATACCATACATTATTTGCCTGTTTTTAATCATATTCCGAAAGAATCAGCGCCGCATTGAGGATTTCTTAAAAGTAAAAGAACTGACAACCAATATCTCCAATGGGGATTTTGAGGAAGCGGTGGAAAAGGATAATTTAGGTGTTTATGAACCATTGAAGGGTGATTTGATCAACATCCAGCAGGGCATTGAAGAAGCCGTGGAAAAAGCTATGGTTTCCCAGCGTATGAAAAATGAACTGATTACCAATGTATCCCATGATCTAAAAACACCTTTAACGGCTATTATCAGCTATATCGATCTGTTGAAAAATGAAAATATCACAGAAGAAGAACGTAAGAACTATCTGGAAATCTTAGAGAAGAGTGCTGATCGTTTGAAACATCTGATTGAAGATTTATTTGAAATGAGCAAGGCAAACAGCGGCAGTATCACTCTGGATTACATGGATGTCGACTTGATTTCTTTATTGAAACAGGTAGAAATGGAATGTCAGAATGCCTTTAATGAAAAACATTTAATCATCAAGCATCATTTCTCTGATGAAAAGGTATTATTGCCATTAGATCCGCAAAAAACCTGCCGTATCTTTGAGAATCTATTAAGCAATGTTGGTAAATATGCTTTAGAACAAACACGGGTATTCATTTCTGTCACAGATTTTGAAAGCCGTGTAGATGTTGAAATTAAAAACGTATCCAAAGAAGAAATTGATTATACACCTGATGAAATCGTAGAGCGCTTTACCCGTGGCGATAAATCACGCAACAGCGAAGGCAGTGGATTAGGCCTTGCGATTGCCAAGAGCTTTACAGAACTGATGAAAGGGCGTATGCATATCGATTTAGATGGCGATATCTTCAAAGTTACCATCAGTTTCTATAAAAACAACAATGCATAA